One stretch of Emys orbicularis isolate rEmyOrb1 chromosome 7, rEmyOrb1.hap1, whole genome shotgun sequence DNA includes these proteins:
- the LOC135881471 gene encoding protein SSUH2 homolog — protein MAAEGQAIRVSSQSYGAVDQMSHASAEGYFGAIVPDDITSGEEPSAPPAYTMDDVSGYEGTALGDGGGKGLPPPSDLVTDRGGGPPPAQTEWNIPAVSEDAAKEAFIQYAASKCCYSSAPAKEMVFRTLQPFNTYRYRLETFTESRSSDWKTTPYKGEFVDSFLLGPAPLPWTIQVEVPTMFTDNITRVKVPHTSSLKGCHNCRCSGTIRCTKCHGRGKVQCWICHGSGKQLSKDRCTHCRGSGRSRCNSCSGSGHKTCITCAGKGQLLYYIELQVKWQNNIFEYVADQRSGFPADLFKEVTGQKMFVDEQSMVYPVVNFPDPSISQASQNALVQHHTQFASTSRVLRQRQTIELIPLTKVEYEWRGKRYSYYVYGDENRVYAENYPKKCCCSIM, from the exons AGTTTCCAGCCAGAGTTATGGAGCTGTTGATCAGATGTCTCATGCCTCTGCTGAAGGATATTTTG GTGCCATCGTTCCTGATGACATTACCAGTGGAGAAGAACCGTCTGCTCCCCCTGCTTATACCATGGACGATGTCTCTGGCTATGAAGGCACAGCTCTGGGTGATGGTG GAGGAAAAGGTTTACCTCCTCCCTCAGATCTGGTGACTGATCGTGGAGGTGGGCCCCCTCCAGCCCAAACAGAGTGGAA CATTCCTGCTGTTTCAGAAGATGCAGCCAAAGAAGCTTTTATACAGTACGCAGCCAGTAAGTGCTGCTACAGCTCGGCCCCTGCCAAGGAAATGGTGTTTCGGACTCTGCAGCCATTCAACACCTACAGA tATCGGCTAGAGACCTTCACTGAATCCAGATCATCTGATTGGAAGACAACACCTTACAAGG GTGAATTTGTTGACTCTTTTTTGCTTGGGCCCGCTCCTTTGCCATGGACTATACAAGTGGAAGTCCCTACCATGTTCACAGACAACATAACCAGAGTCAAAGTGCCTCACACGTCTTCATTAAAG GGCTGCCATAATTGTCGATGTTCAGGTACAATTCGCTGCACAAAGTGTCATGGAAGAGGAAAG GTACAGTGCTGGATTTGTCATGGCTCTGGGAAACAACTGAGTAAGGACAGGTGCACACACTGCAGAGGTTCTGGACGGAGCAG ATGCAACAGTTGTTCTGGTTCAGGCCACAAAACCTGCATAACGTGTGCAGGAAAAGGACAGTTGCTGTACTACATTGAGCTTCAAGTCAAATGGCAA AACAACATTTTTGAATACGTGGCGGACCAGAGATCTGGGTTTCCTGCTGATCTCTTCAAGGAGGTCACTGGGCAGAAGATGTTTGTTGATGAACAGTCCATG GTTTATCCTGTTGTGAATTTTCCTGATCCTTCCATAAGTCAGGCTTCCCAAAATGCTCTTGTGCAACATCACACTCAGTTTGCATCCACATCTCGTGTACTGAGACAG aGGCAAACTATTGAGCTGATTCCTCTTACTAAAGTGGAATACGAATGGCGAGGGAAACGGTATTCCTATTATGTGTATGGAGATGAAAATAGGGTGTATGCAGAGAACTACCCCAAAAAGTGCTGCTGCTCCATTATGTGA